CTTCATCGGAACCGCCTTCGGAGTCGCTGCTGCTGGGAAAGCTTTATGGAGACTTTCTAAGGACTATTTGAGGCAAAATTCAGATGATTAAGGCGCTTTCACCTGGCGGTTCTGGCTCTCAAGTCTTCGAAGCTAACTGGACATAACGGCGAAGGAACAATTTGACCTGGGATTTTCTGAAGGCGAAGCGATTGGTAAAATTAAAGCGGTTGAAGAAACCGCTCGAAAACTTTTAAGCCTTGGCATCGATCAGGAGTCGGTTTTGAAAGCGACGGGCCTTTCTCTCGAAGTGTTGATCGGGCTGAATCAAAAATAAAAATTTCCAAACTTGGCCTCTAGAGTACCCGCTTGACGAACAAAATAGGACCAATATGGTCCTATTTCCAATGATCCGTGTCCACAAACTGACAGACTATGCCATTATTTTGATGGTCTACTTAGCTCAAAAAAGCAAAGGGTCTATTTCAACCACGCGCGAGTTGGCGGAAGAATCAGGAGTCCCGAGTACCACCGTAAGCAAACTCCTGAAACAGCTCCACAAAGGAGGCTGGTTGGAGTCAAGCCGGGGCGTGCAGGGCGGTTACGCGCTTGCTCACGATCCCGCCACCATTTCTTTGCTTGCTATCATCGAAGCCTTGGAAGGACCGATTAAACTCACGGATTGCCAAAATAGCTGCCAACTTGAGAATGCTTGTCCGAC
The Myxococcaceae bacterium genome window above contains:
- a CDS encoding SUF system Fe-S cluster assembly regulator produces the protein MIRVHKLTDYAIILMVYLAQKSKGSISTTRELAEESGVPSTTVSKLLKQLHKGGWLESSRGVQGGYALAHDPATISLLAIIEALEGPIKLTDCQNSCQLENACPTQRPWQTINQILKNTLSTISLADLKSCS